A segment of the Zingiber officinale cultivar Zhangliang chromosome 8B, Zo_v1.1, whole genome shotgun sequence genome:
GTCGCCCTGCGGATTGATGAATAATTtctcaaaacttaaaattaaaatagaaattgtAATAAATTTATGGGTTTGATTCGTTATAATCCGCCCGGTGTAAGCTACTATACTTCAATTGATTTTTCCTCTTGTGTGTTGTTTAAACAGGTCAGCTTTGTCACAATAAAGGGTGGAACTCACGTTGAGTACGTGGATTTTCATCAATGCACTCATTAACAACCATGCCTTTGATTCTCACACCAAAGAAACCTGGATAACTCAATAAAGAAGACTTGGGTAGAAATGTGAACTTTAACGTGATTCCCTTAAAAAAACAGTTTGCTTGACTGTGACTATcacttcaaaattttcaaatccaCTCAAAAATAATATGATCGTTTCATTTTTATTGACCGTCGCAAAGTTCGGAAGACACGCTGCTCACGTGAGCTGATTTTAATCAAAGCAAAGAATGAAAGAAAACAGATAGTGGCAAGAGGATCAGAATTTTccatacttaaaaattttattttattttgggtgGATCCTTAGGTTGGAATCCACAATCCATGTTGAATTAAGTTGAGACAGATTGAATTAGAAATTGTTCAACCTATCAAAATGACGACCTATCCTACCTCGTCAATTGACCGACCCATCACAAATTGACCTATCTGACAGTTCGGCGTCGGATAGAATATGAACATCACTCATCAGCATTGAAATCCAAAAATAATTATATTCAAATACTTGATTATTTAATCGTGCCTAACAATTTACTTCATATCCTCCCTATAGGAAATACCCATCTCGCTTTGGAGGAAATTGAAATCCCTACTTCCAACAAGATCATTTTTTCTTCACAAAATTCTTTCACCTAGCGAAGGAAGCCGCCGGAAGAAGTTGGCAGCGGCCGACGGCAAACGGTCCCTGAACATTGGGTGTCTCAAGTAGTAGAATCCCGCCGCCACTGCGGTCATTCTCGCCGGCACCACATAGAGCGTCACTGCCACCACGAAGCACAGCACCACGAACATCCCCGTCGCCCGTGGGTCTCTCCAAGTCACCAGCGCCTGAACCCGCTCAGCCTGCGCTGCCACGTCCCCCAGCATCGCCTGAAACCTGGCCGCCACCGAGCGCATCTTGTCGTACCGGGCGCGAACAACATCCGATCCCCGCAGGCTCGGCACTGGGTCAAACTCTTCGTCCAGTTCCTCCCGCTCCACCACCTCCGCCTGCGACGCCCTCAGGCACAGGTGCGGCGTCAGCTCTCTTAGTCGTCTCCGGCGCCTCCACACCCCGACGACTGCCACGTGTCCCATGATCGACGGGGCGGCCAGCTCCGGGTACCAGACTAGCAGCACCAGCACCCCATGCGCCAGCACAGTGGCCGTCGGGTTCCGCCACGCCCGCATGTCCTCTGCCCACCTGGCCACGTCGGAGACCCACGAGAGCGCCACCATGATCCGGTACCAATTGGCGCGAACCCGTCGCATGCTGTACCCGCGCGGATTCCCAGCCGCGTCCAGCATCCACAGCACTACCTCTCGCCGCAGAGATGGCTCAGACCGCCCCAAGTGCGTCGCGACGATCCTCGCAGCCGCTAGGCGGAGGAACTCCAGCTGCTCAGCCGGTATGGGGCGGAGATGATGCATCGCCGGAAGAATGGGCCTGACGTAAACGTGGAGCAGATCAAGGTTGGAGCCTGCGTGGGAGAAGCGCACCGCGAGCTCGATCTCCCCCATTCGCTTGACGCCGGAAGGAAGAAGCTGCAGTAGCGGGTAGGTTCCGCGATAGATCCGATTGGTCTCCAGATTGGAGATACGAATCCGAACCTTCCCCATTGACCGCGACGTGGCGTCTTCAGATTCGTCGAAGACGGCAATCGTGAGAACCGTGGATGGTTCGTAGATGGGCCACGTGTACTGCTCGTTCCAGGCCGGGTCGAAGCTGTCAGAGACGGTGCGGGTTCGAGCCCATTTGGGCCCGTACTTGGCGACGGCGTACGGGTCGGTGGTTCCCTTGCCGTCGATGGCGCGCACAGGAAGGAGGCCCCTGCAACCGATGATCCCAAGCTCGATGACGCCTACCGGAGGCTGCCATAGCTGCCGTGCAGACGGCCGGAAATCGCTCTGACAGTGTTGCGCCTCCTCGAATACGTGGTAGCCGCCGTCGAGACACAAGCGCACGTGCAGGCGGCCGCCGAAGCCAGGCTTATGGCCCATTTTCGCCGGAGCCTCGTCGGCCTCCGGCAGGAGGTGAAGCCATCGGGATGCCACTTTCCTGTCGTCCACACGGCGTTCGACGGAGGAAAGGGGGATGGAGGCAGACCCCAGCGCGATGGCGTCCTTCCCGTGGCGGAGCTCGAGGGAGAGAACCAGCTTATGTTCGTCGCCAAACGGCTCGGCGGTCACGAAGAGGAGGTCCTCGTTCCACGTCGGCAGTGCACCGTTACGGCTCACGGCGTTTCGCGTCTTCAACACTTGGAAACCGAGCGCGGCCTTAACGGCGACGGCGTAGTCTCTGTTCGACGGCGCCAGGGCGTCGTGCGCCTCAATAACGGTGGCGCGGAGGTACCAGAGCTTGGGGGAGTGGTAGACCTTGGAGCGGGAACCGACGTGGGTGGGCGCGTCGGCCTTCCACGCGTCGGGAAACGACTCATCTGCCTGGGTGCCGATCCAGGTGGCGACCATGAGATCGCCGGATCGACCAGAAAAACCCTCGAGGCGGTACCACTGCAGGGCCAGTGGGCTATCCGGTGGGTCGCGCAGCGGGATCTCCGAAACGTCGAAGCGCACTCCGCCGAGAAAGTGATCATCCTCCTCGTCGTGGGTGTCGGAGTCCGGCGGTAGATCCCACACGGAGATCTCCAGGGCAGAGGGGTCGGCGGCGGCCGCCGATGCGTCGCGGATGAATGCGAAGGTCTGATTCCATTCGAAGAAGACCGACCGCAAGGCCGTCCTCGTGCTGACTTGGCGGCCGTAGGCAGCCACCCGGACGTGCGGCTTCGCGTCGGCGGGAAGGGCTCGGCTTCGAACGACCCGTACGAAGAGGTACTGCATCTTGTCCACCAGGTCGTACTTGGAGCGCTCCGCGACCTCCGGGGACCGCACCACCGGTGGAGCCATTTGCTTCGGGCGCGGAGCCCACATCGGGGCGGCCTCTTTCTCCGCTCCCGCCGCCGGAGCTGCGGCTTCTTCCGCACTGAGCTTCGGTGGCGGTGGCGTCGGATTGGCTTCGACCGTCTCCGAAACATTCTCCGCCGCTGGTTCCGGCGAACGAACGGGTTCAGCTGGCTTTTCGGCGTCAGCAGCTGCAGCTTCCGGCGATTTTTCAGGTTCGGGCTTTTCGTCGAGCACTTTCTCTGCAGCAGCCACCGGCGGCTCTTCCGCCTCATTAGCACCCGTCTCCACCGGATTCTCTGGCGGCACCGGAGGTGCGGGTTCGGGAACCGGTTCGTCGACATAATACACTTTCAGGTCAATCTCACCTCGAACCCAACCGAAGAAGTTCTTCTTCTGCAGCGGAAAGCCGACGGCAGCCTCCTCCCCCTTCCTCACCACCTTCGTTGGGTCGATCTTCACCCGCCCGAGGAAATTATTCCGGCTACTCGGCCCGGCGCGCCGATCGTGGTAGACCTCAACCTCGATTGGCTCCCCGGCGTCGTCGACGGGCCCAATTAGCGCGAACTCCAAGGCCTCATTCCACGCCGGATTCAGATCCCGGAGCACCGTCTGCGTCTTCTTCCGCTGCCCATCGAAATCAACAACCACATAGGGACTCGAAGACCCAGTCCCATCCTTGGGCAGCAAATCGTGAGCTTCcaccacctccaccaccagcttCCTCGCCACGGAGGCCATGGAAGTAGGATGAGGAGCTCCTGAAGCTATATAGAAAGATGCTTAGTGGAATCTCTAGTTCTGCAAAAGCTGTGGTTTCCTTGACGCCCAAGGAGCAACTTTTGATCTTTAATGACCGCATAGCGTTCTCACCTTCGCCTTTTTGAGGGGGCGGGAGATTCGCCGCGCCATTTTTAATCCGACCTTTCGCTTTTGGAGATCGGATTCAGCGGGGAGAAAGGAGGAGGCGAGGGAGGAGTGTGTCAGCTTCTGGGCGGCCATGAATCAAAAGCTTTCGCTTTTGCTTTCAGATCTCCACCGGCCACGACGACTCTTTGTCCTCAATTCATTCTGCCCCCAACTCTGTGGCACGTGACGTGCACGTGCATACGGCAATATTTTGAACATCTTGCAATTTACTCGACAAACTTTGGATTTTAACGGAAATCTAGTCATATTCTTATTGTTTTATTAGTTTTATAACCAAGTATATTATTATAATTGGGAATTTATACGGTTtattaaaacatttaaaaaaatggACAAAAATCAAAAGAACCCAAATTAAACAAATCATCGTGAGGGtgtctatgttttttttaaaaaaaaaaaattaataggtgtacaattaaatattttatcacgaAAATATCTTTATTTTCAATACTATTATGATAACTACtattagctactacaacatgaaaaatttattagataattattataatatgtaaCACTTAATATAATATTGTTTTAGTATTGTAATATTAACTGGATAattatcataattatttttaagtgattttaatcaattttaaatatttttatgaagTATAAATAACTTTAATTAAGTTGGCAAAGAGTAGTTTGATATAACaatgtttaaattttataatttaagatTTTGATGAAATAATTTGTTTTTCTTATTATAACAATCATCGAGTAGTTTCTACGCGTTATAATAATATAAGGAATAATGTTATAACAACTACTCAGTAACGATtgtaacaataaataaaatatctaatagggtgcccttttattttttattttttaaaaataccttTCTATGATTTATATGACTTGGGCCCCTTTTAATTTTTGCTAGAAAAATTATGCTGGTTTTAacagttttttttatttactattaTTTGAAATCTTAAATTTCAAGAAGTTGAAACGTATAGACGTGCTTAAATCGCAAAAATTATTCTCTATTTACTATCTTTAAGATTTGGATTAGAGGAAGATTTGGGAGACAATAAAATATCAGTCCTTTTGGACAAGAATAGTCTTTAAATCTTTAAAAATGTAGTGAGCTAGGGTATGCAACAAGGTGGACTCGGAAGGATAGTACATTGGAACAAGCTCGAAGGGTATTGTAATTTGACTACCTTTACTTAAACAAAAGGTTCATTTGATCATGGCTACTCCAACAAGTTGTGGATCCATCAAATTAAATCTTATCAATCGGTATCGGCTATCCTATCCGGGTAAGCAGGAATCAAGCTCTATCAACAATATTTGAGATGAGCTGCGGACCCTATCACCAATAAGTGCTTTGGCTAGTATTGACGATGAAAATCCCACCGTACGATAGCACAACTCGCTTGTTTATATCTCACAATATGGTATGTTGTCTTTGCTTATCCCCTTGCAAAGGCATTAGGTGGTCTCGGAAGGATAGTACATTGGAGCAAACTTGAAGGGGCATTGTAATGCGATTAATTACCGTAACTCAAACAAAAGGTTTATTGATTATGCATGGCTACTCAAACAAGTTGTGCATCCATCAAATCTCATGATCGATATATGCTATCCTATCACAATAAGCAGCAGGAATCAGGCTATATCAAATTTCCTCGGATGGAtctagtgactaacacataaaatgttatcacaatgaggtctggggtttgaattttggtaaagtcgaggtaaatacctcccttatgtactagttattattccaaaggctagtagccgcccgtgatttaccttatCCGTGTTGACTCTGGGACAGATTAACGGGAGCACTGGGgggaacgtattcatcttttgtcacAAGGAATCAAACTCTATCACCAATAATTGAGGTGAGTCACGGTCCCTATCACCAATAAGGGCTATGGGCTAGTATCAACAATGACATCCATCCATACGATCACACAACTCATTTTATATCTCACAATATATATGATGCATTATCATTTCTTATCGCATTGTAAATACAATCAATAAACTCTAAAGGCATTAGGAAGTCTTCTTCGACAATCTAACcctcataaaaatagaaaaattagtttGAGAAATCTCAACACAAAACTTATACATTCTATTCaattcttaaaaaattataaacGGAATAGATAAAATTACGGAAGCGTACCAGAATCCATAGTATGTAATCAATTTTGAGCAAGATCTTCAATTTACAGATTTTCCTCAGTATCCAGAGAGTTTTGTCAAtgtgaaaataaaacaaaaacatcATATGCAAACTAGGATCATAacccttatttatagaaataTAAGTTTGCCtatttctaatttggcccttCAACAACTTGGAAATTACACATGGTATCCACATTAATCATAATTTAATGTGATCAagtttatgatcaattaaataagtcatattccttaatcataaacttgatcacattaaattatgacttatttaattgatgacattagacatttataattacaattatgTCCCAAAATTCTAACAATTTCCCACTGGACCATACGTGTAAACTTATAAATGTTAACCTTAATGAGCTCATAACTTTTGTCATCATAGTTGTAGGGTTTCCTTAACAATCTCGTCCATTAATTATATAGACATAGGATCAATATAGTCTTCATTGTATCTTTCACAATAAAACCATCAATGGTCACGTACATCAATATAATCAAATGACATGGATCAATTATGAATATGTGGCATGAAAATTACATGCAAGATGATCTAttcatgtcaattttcaactgaCCCTCTTTAACCAAAGTGAgatcaaaactttaacttaagtTATACAAAGTGTAATGAAGTAAACATTGAACTTTATATCTAATCAGGTAATCTCCAAATACATATGTTTCATCAACATAACCAAACATATATAGAAAACATGTATAGTACAAACTCCCATTAGATTTAGATTTCACCAAATTGAATAACACCCATATGAGTGGTATGCTCATAGAAGACATTGGGTGGTAAACCTTTTGTAAAAGGATTTGCTATCATGGAGTTTGTGCCTATGTGTTCTATTGAAATTTGTCCACTTTGTACTCTTTCTTTAGCAACAAGGAACTTGATATCTATGTGCTTCAATTTTGTCGAGCTTCTATTGTTGTTAGAATACAATACAGCTGATCGATTGTCACAAAATAACTTTAGTGGTCTTTCAACCCTTCCCAAAATACACAACCTAGTGACAAAATTTTTCAACCATATTCCATGATTGGATACCTCATAACATGCTATAAACTCTGTTGCCATACTGGAAGAAGATGTCAATGCCTGTTTGGcacttctccaagagatagctctGCCGACCAATAGAAAAACATAGTCTGAAGTGGATCTCATGCTATCTTGGCATCCTGCAAAATCAGAGTCAGAATATCTCATAATCTCAAGGGTATCTGACCTCTGATATGTGAGCATGTAATCAATTGTTCTCTTTAAATATCTCATTACCCTCTTTGTTGCTTTCCAAAGATCAATTCCTGTGTTGCTTAAATATTTGCCCAATACTCCAACAATGTACGCAATATCTAGACACGTACAAACTtgagcatacataagacttcctatagctgaagcataaatAAGACTTCCTTTAGGGCATTGTTTAAGACTAAACTTGTTAGCGACTGGGGTATTACCTGGTTTGCAATCTCGCATGCCAAATCTTTTAAGCACCTTATCGATATAGTTCTTTTGCGATAATCCAAGAATACCTCG
Coding sequences within it:
- the LOC122015823 gene encoding protein QUIRKY-like, with amino-acid sequence MASVARKLVVEVVEAHDLLPKDGTGSSSPYVVVDFDGQRKKTQTVLRDLNPAWNEALEFALIGPVDDAGEPIEVEVYHDRRAGPSSRNNFLGRVKIDPTKVVRKGEEAAVGFPLQKKNFFGWVRGEIDLKVYYVDEPVPEPAPPVPPENPVETGANEAEEPPVAAAEKVLDEKPEPEKSPEAAAADAEKPAEPVRSPEPAAENVSETVEANPTPPPPKLSAEEAAAPAAGAEKEAAPMWAPRPKQMAPPVVRSPEVAERSKYDLVDKMQYLFVRVVRSRALPADAKPHVRVAAYGRQVSTRTALRSVFFEWNQTFAFIRDASAAAADPSALEISVWDLPPDSDTHDEEDDHFLGGVRFDVSEIPLRDPPDSPLALQWYRLEGFSGRSGDLMVATWIGTQADESFPDAWKADAPTHVGSRSKVYHSPKLWYLRATVIEAHDALAPSNRDYAVAVKAALGFQVLKTRNAVSRNGALPTWNEDLLFVTAEPFGDEHKLVLSLELRHGKDAIALGSASIPLSSVERRVDDRKVASRWLHLLPEADEAPAKMGHKPGFGGRLHVRLCLDGGYHVFEEAQHCQSDFRPSARQLWQPPVGVIELGIIGCRGLLPVRAIDGKGTTDPYAVAKYGPKWARTRTVSDSFDPAWNEQYTWPIYEPSTVLTIAVFDESEDATSRSMGKVRIRISNLETNRIYRGTYPLLQLLPSGVKRMGEIELAVRFSHAGSNLDLLHVYVRPILPAMHHLRPIPAEQLEFLRLAAARIVATHLGRSEPSLRREVVLWMLDAAGNPRGYSMRRVRANWYRIMVALSWVSDVARWAEDMRAWRNPTATVLAHGVLVLLVWYPELAAPSIMGHVAVVGVWRRRRRLRELTPHLCLRASQAEVVEREELDEEFDPVPSLRGSDVVRARYDKMRSVAARFQAMLGDVAAQAERVQALVTWRDPRATGMFVVLCFVVAVTLYVVPARMTAVAAGFYYLRHPMFRDRLPSAAANFFRRLPSLGERIL